One window from the genome of Pandoraea fibrosis encodes:
- a CDS encoding class I SAM-dependent methyltransferase — MAQNIYDNPDFFAGYSQLPRQVHGLDGAPEWPAIRAMLPDLQGKRVVDLGCGFGWASRWMREQGAASVLGLDLSQNMIDRARASTSDTAIAFRIADLDTLDLPPASFDLAYSALTFHYVRDFARLVRAIHTGLAPEGHFVFTIEHPVFMAAAHPHWIADEDGRKTWPVNGYAIEGERHTDWFAKGVLKYHRTLGTTLNALIAAGFRIRKVDEFAPTVDQIRETPSLAEELERPMMLMVSASR, encoded by the coding sequence ATGGCTCAGAACATCTACGACAATCCCGATTTTTTCGCCGGCTACAGCCAGTTGCCGCGTCAGGTGCACGGGCTGGACGGTGCGCCCGAGTGGCCCGCCATCAGAGCGATGCTGCCCGATTTGCAAGGCAAACGCGTGGTCGATCTCGGCTGTGGCTTCGGCTGGGCATCGCGCTGGATGCGCGAGCAGGGGGCGGCGTCCGTCCTCGGACTCGACCTGTCGCAGAACATGATCGATCGCGCGAGGGCCAGCACGTCTGACACGGCCATTGCGTTCCGTATCGCCGATCTCGACACGCTCGACCTGCCGCCGGCGTCGTTCGATCTCGCCTATAGCGCGTTGACCTTCCACTATGTGCGCGATTTTGCGCGTCTCGTGCGTGCGATTCACACGGGCCTCGCGCCTGAAGGGCACTTCGTCTTCACCATCGAGCACCCGGTCTTCATGGCGGCGGCTCACCCGCACTGGATCGCCGATGAAGACGGCCGCAAGACATGGCCGGTCAACGGATACGCCATCGAAGGTGAGCGCCATACCGACTGGTTTGCCAAAGGCGTGCTGAAGTACCACCGCACGCTGGGCACGACGCTGAACGCGCTCATCGCTGCGGGCTTCCGGATTCGAAAGGTCGATGAGTTTGCGCCGACCGTCGATCAGATTCGTGAGACGCCGTCGCTGGCCGAAGAACTGGAGCGTCCGATGATGTTGATGGTGTCGGCGTCGCGCTAG
- a CDS encoding Lrp/AsnC family transcriptional regulator, protein MDKTDLAILENLQADASRSLGELAEAVHLSPTPCWRRVQRLRENGVITGQVTLCDPQQLDLRVTAFVFIKAATHSEDWMVRFVAGARELPEIVEIHRMAGEIDYLLKVYLPDIAAYDRFYKKLIRVADLQDISASFSMETVKFTTALPVDHLR, encoded by the coding sequence GTGGACAAAACCGACCTCGCAATTCTCGAAAACCTGCAAGCCGATGCCTCGCGTTCGTTGGGCGAACTGGCCGAGGCGGTTCACCTTTCGCCGACACCTTGCTGGCGGCGGGTGCAGCGCCTGCGCGAGAACGGCGTCATCACGGGGCAGGTCACGCTGTGCGACCCGCAACAGCTCGATCTGCGGGTGACGGCGTTCGTATTCATCAAGGCGGCAACACACAGCGAGGACTGGATGGTCCGCTTCGTGGCTGGTGCGCGGGAATTGCCTGAAATCGTTGAGATTCACCGCATGGCGGGCGAGATCGACTATCTGCTCAAGGTCTACCTGCCGGACATCGCGGCATATGATCGTTTCTACAAAAAACTCATCCGCGTGGCCGATCTGCAGGACATCAGTGCGAGCTTTTCCATGGAAACGGTGAAGTTCACGACCGCGTTGCCGGTGGATCATCTGCGCTAG
- a CDS encoding DUF6356 family protein, giving the protein MKIFTQHPASVGENYLQHMGSALSFALPLLGAFLACLVHALLPFLFAKTGSRIITRLHDRMVTNRHRHAQQTAEANPAAQPATIEQTQATR; this is encoded by the coding sequence ATGAAAATCTTTACTCAACACCCCGCCTCGGTCGGCGAAAACTACCTCCAGCACATGGGATCGGCACTATCGTTCGCGCTGCCGTTGCTCGGGGCGTTTCTGGCCTGTCTCGTGCATGCACTGCTGCCGTTTCTGTTCGCGAAGACGGGGAGCAGGATCATCACTCGGCTGCACGATCGCATGGTGACAAACCGTCATCGGCACGCCCAGCAAACCGCTGAGGCCAATCCAGCAGCGCAACCGGCCACTATCGAGCAGACGCAGGCAACGCGTTGA
- the bamE gene encoding outer membrane protein assembly factor BamE domain-containing protein yields the protein MGLFASLLGLFGCDQQQIDKAREKARDTFNAVKPDDMLLRNLTPGVTTETQVREQMGKPEIVWENDDGSRRLEYPRAPGGLRTYMVDIAPDGKLRAVTQALAAENFEQVQPGMSQDDVRRLLGKPTTVAEYRLKKETVWSWRWLEDGVNTPGMFNAHFGPDGRVTVTSRSPDPASERP from the coding sequence ATGGGATTGTTCGCGAGTCTGCTGGGACTGTTTGGCTGCGATCAGCAGCAGATCGACAAGGCGCGTGAGAAAGCGCGTGACACGTTCAACGCGGTCAAGCCGGACGACATGCTGTTGCGCAACCTCACGCCGGGTGTCACGACCGAGACGCAGGTGCGCGAGCAGATGGGCAAACCGGAGATCGTCTGGGAGAACGACGACGGTTCGCGCCGTCTGGAGTATCCCCGCGCACCGGGTGGGTTGCGCACCTATATGGTCGACATCGCCCCGGATGGAAAGCTGCGGGCCGTGACGCAGGCGCTCGCCGCCGAGAACTTCGAGCAGGTGCAGCCGGGCATGTCGCAGGATGACGTGCGGCGCCTATTGGGTAAGCCGACGACGGTGGCGGAATATCGCCTGAAGAAGGAAACCGTGTGGAGTTGGCGCTGGCTCGAAGACGGCGTGAACACGCCGGGCATGTTCAATGCCCACTTCGGGCCGGATGGCCGCGTGACGGTGACGTCGCGCTCGCCGGACCCGGCGTCCGAGCGTCCCTGA